In a genomic window of Vidua macroura isolate BioBank_ID:100142 chromosome 33, ASM2450914v1, whole genome shotgun sequence:
- the LOC128821029 gene encoding uncharacterized protein LOC128821029: protein MRPGKAGPQEAEDVQPPPPEHSTEPDPAPTPPPDCGAAPSTGRRGRGGGAGAGAALPVPPAPAAGGPQRQRPPPRETGGPPFPERAPNTSLANEMALRYEGGGRCSPPVLLGRGGAGGGGAGGAGAAPPGGGGAVLGGALRGVRGGFWPWAVLVPVAWGDGGGPTAALALGLYLALAWLT, encoded by the exons ATGAGGCCTGGGAAGGCAG GCCCACAGGAGGCGGAGGATGTGCAGCCCCCACCCCCCGAGCACAGCACAG AGCCTGACCCTGCCCCAACGCCCCCCCCGGATTGCggagcagcccccagcacag GGCGCCGAGGACGAGGCGGTGGCgcgggagctggagcagctctacCTGTCCCACCTGCGCCGGCTGCGGGGGGACCCCAACGACAGCGACCCCCCCCCCGAGAAACGGGGGGCCCCCCCTTCCCCGAGCGAGCCCCCAACACCTCGCTGGCCAACGAGATGGCCCTGCGCTACGAGGGGGGGGGCCGGTGCAGCCCCCcggtgctgctggggagggggggggccGGTGGAGGGGGCGCTGGTGGTGCCGGCGCGGCCCCCccggggggagggggagcagtTTTGGGGGGGGCCCTCAGGGGGGTGCGGGGTGGTTTCTGGCCTTGGGCCGTGCTGGTGCCGGTGGCCTGGGGGGACGGGGGGGGCCCCACGGCCGCGCTGGCCCTGGGGCTTTACCTGGCGCTGGCCTGGCTCACGtga